The following are encoded in a window of Alkalibaculum bacchi genomic DNA:
- a CDS encoding response regulator transcription factor, with the protein MKKVLIIEDEKNLSQFIQLELEHEGYEVRTAFDGRDGLDQALHEQVDLILLDLMLPNLNGIEVCRRIRLINSTPVIMITARDSVLDKISGLDSGADDYITKPFQIEELLARMRALFRRSEVPMNHQSIVYKDLEVDIESRIVKRGNNEIELTKREFDLLYLLLKNINRVLTRELLLEKIWGFDTMIETNIIDVYISYSNFAHK; encoded by the coding sequence ATGAAAAAAGTACTGATTATTGAAGATGAAAAAAATTTATCTCAATTTATTCAATTAGAATTAGAGCATGAGGGCTATGAAGTACGAACTGCTTTTGATGGCAGAGATGGTTTGGATCAAGCATTACATGAACAGGTTGATCTTATTTTGTTAGACCTAATGCTACCCAATTTGAATGGAATCGAAGTCTGCAGAAGAATTCGTTTGATTAATAGCACTCCTGTTATCATGATTACGGCTAGAGATAGCGTCTTAGATAAAATATCAGGACTCGATAGCGGGGCGGATGATTATATTACTAAACCTTTTCAGATTGAAGAATTATTAGCAAGAATGAGAGCTCTTTTTAGACGATCGGAAGTCCCTATGAATCATCAATCAATCGTCTATAAAGACTTAGAGGTGGATATAGAATCAAGAATAGTAAAACGAGGAAATAATGAAATAGAACTAACTAAAAGGGAGTTTGATTTACTATATCTTTTACTTAAAAATATAAATCGAGTGTTGACACGAGAATTACTTTTAGAAAAAATATGGGGTTTTGATACTATGATCGAGACCAATATTATAGATGTTTATATTAGTTACTCAAACTTCGCACATAAATAA